One stretch of Nicotiana tabacum cultivar K326 chromosome 18, ASM71507v2, whole genome shotgun sequence DNA includes these proteins:
- the LOC107813158 gene encoding protein LATERAL BRANCHING OXIDOREDUCTASE 1 isoform X1 — translation MAGLSPITADIGCKLVQEIVKDGDEIPDKYVSKDFQYGAIEEDVPIIDIPVVDMKVLTSSSACGREELGKLQSALSSWGCFQFQAINHGIEESIIDEVHKASRQFFDLSMEEKQKYGRAADDMDGYGNDMVLSENQTLDWTDRIYLLVHPEDERKLKYWPENPKSFREILEEYSSRLKLIAEELLKSMARCLNLPDDRFLKQYGDRPVIYARFNFYPPCPRPKLVRGLKSHADGSAITILLQDKEVEGLQILKDNKWYRVPIMPYAFLVNVGDQVEIMSNGLLKSPVHRAVTNSEKERISVATFFSPESGSDIEPVEELIDDKRPRLYKTAKDYLSTYFQYYQQGKRPLDAVKI, via the exons ATGGCTGGACTATCTCCAATTACAGCAGATATAGGCTGCAAACTAGTTCAAGAGATAGTGAAAGATGGTGATGAAATACCGGATAAGTACGTAAGCAAGGATTTTCAATATGGAGCCATAGAAGAGGACGTACCGATAATCGACATACCTGTAGTTGATATGAAGGTTTTGACATCTTCATCAGCTTGTGGGAGAGAGGAACTTGGAAAACTTCAATCAGCCCTAAGCTCATGGGGTTGTTTTCAG TTTCAGGCAATAAACCATGGAATTGAAGAATCAATCATAGATGAAGTACACAAAGCTTCAAGACAATTCTTTGACCTTTCAATGGAAGAGAAGCAAAAATATGGGAGAGCAGCAGACGATATGGATGGATATGGAAATGACATGGTTCTATCTGAAAATCAAACTCTTGATTGGACTGACCGAATATATCTCCTGGTTCATCCAGAAGATGAGCGAAAGCTCAAGTATTGGCCTGAAAATCCCAAGTCGTTTAG GGAAATTTTAGAAGAATATAGCAGCAGATTAAAACTGATAGCAGAAGAGCTCCTCAAGTCCATGGCAAGGTGTTTGAACTTACCGGATGATCGATTTCTGAAACAATATGGAGACAGGCCAGTAATATATGCAAGATTTAACTTTTACCCTCCATGTCCGAGGCCAAAACTTGTTCGTGGCCTCAAATCCCATGCAGATGGATCGGCCATTACCATTCTCTTACAAGATAAAGAAGTTGAAGGCCTTCAAATACTGAAAGACAATAAATGGTACCGAGTTCCCATCATGCCTTATGCTTTTCTTGTCAATGTTGGTGATCAAGTAGAG ATAATGAGTAACGGACTTCTTAAGAGCCCCGTACACAGAGCTGTGACAAACTCAGAGAAAGAGAGGATCAGTGTGGCTACGTTCTTTAGCCCAGAATCCGGGAGTGACATCGAGCCTGTTGAGGAGCTCATTGATGATAAAAGGCCAAGATTATACAAGACAGCGAAGGATTATCTTTCAACTTACTTCCAATACTACCAGCAAGGAAAGAGACCACTCGATGCTGTGAAAATCTAA
- the LOC107813158 gene encoding protein LATERAL BRANCHING OXIDOREDUCTASE 1 isoform X2, translating to MAGLSPITADIGCKLVQEIVKDGDEIPDKYVSKDFQYGAIEEDVPIIDIPVVDMKVLTSSSACGREELGKLQSALSSWGCFQAINHGIEESIIDEVHKASRQFFDLSMEEKQKYGRAADDMDGYGNDMVLSENQTLDWTDRIYLLVHPEDERKLKYWPENPKSFREILEEYSSRLKLIAEELLKSMARCLNLPDDRFLKQYGDRPVIYARFNFYPPCPRPKLVRGLKSHADGSAITILLQDKEVEGLQILKDNKWYRVPIMPYAFLVNVGDQVEIMSNGLLKSPVHRAVTNSEKERISVATFFSPESGSDIEPVEELIDDKRPRLYKTAKDYLSTYFQYYQQGKRPLDAVKI from the exons ATGGCTGGACTATCTCCAATTACAGCAGATATAGGCTGCAAACTAGTTCAAGAGATAGTGAAAGATGGTGATGAAATACCGGATAAGTACGTAAGCAAGGATTTTCAATATGGAGCCATAGAAGAGGACGTACCGATAATCGACATACCTGTAGTTGATATGAAGGTTTTGACATCTTCATCAGCTTGTGGGAGAGAGGAACTTGGAAAACTTCAATCAGCCCTAAGCTCATGGGGTTGTTTTCAG GCAATAAACCATGGAATTGAAGAATCAATCATAGATGAAGTACACAAAGCTTCAAGACAATTCTTTGACCTTTCAATGGAAGAGAAGCAAAAATATGGGAGAGCAGCAGACGATATGGATGGATATGGAAATGACATGGTTCTATCTGAAAATCAAACTCTTGATTGGACTGACCGAATATATCTCCTGGTTCATCCAGAAGATGAGCGAAAGCTCAAGTATTGGCCTGAAAATCCCAAGTCGTTTAG GGAAATTTTAGAAGAATATAGCAGCAGATTAAAACTGATAGCAGAAGAGCTCCTCAAGTCCATGGCAAGGTGTTTGAACTTACCGGATGATCGATTTCTGAAACAATATGGAGACAGGCCAGTAATATATGCAAGATTTAACTTTTACCCTCCATGTCCGAGGCCAAAACTTGTTCGTGGCCTCAAATCCCATGCAGATGGATCGGCCATTACCATTCTCTTACAAGATAAAGAAGTTGAAGGCCTTCAAATACTGAAAGACAATAAATGGTACCGAGTTCCCATCATGCCTTATGCTTTTCTTGTCAATGTTGGTGATCAAGTAGAG ATAATGAGTAACGGACTTCTTAAGAGCCCCGTACACAGAGCTGTGACAAACTCAGAGAAAGAGAGGATCAGTGTGGCTACGTTCTTTAGCCCAGAATCCGGGAGTGACATCGAGCCTGTTGAGGAGCTCATTGATGATAAAAGGCCAAGATTATACAAGACAGCGAAGGATTATCTTTCAACTTACTTCCAATACTACCAGCAAGGAAAGAGACCACTCGATGCTGTGAAAATCTAA
- the LOC107813162 gene encoding arogenate dehydrogenase 2, chloroplastic: MLSFTPLQSKPTLPTPTSNPTRWSWSHLTHHHPTTRRHFFASSPSKVSYRRLNINAIDAAQPYDYEAFVSNQYAQSTRLKIAIVGFGNFGQFLAKAFVRQGHVVFAHSRTDYSHIANSLGVLFFQDPHDLCEQHPDVILLCTSIISTEPVLRSLPIQRLKRNTLFVDVLSVKEFPKNIFLQVLPSHFDILCTHPMFGPESGKDSWKDLAFVFDKVRIGEGESRKGRVDRFLDIFEKEGCRMVPMTCAEHDRYAAGSQFITHTMGRVLEKLDLDTTPINTKGYETLLNLVENTSSDSFDLYYGLFMYNKNAMEQLERLDLAFEALKKELFGHLHEVLRKQLFGKAEEAGQRRILTKLPKNGYALPAPSSEAVKSENN; encoded by the coding sequence ATGTTGTCTTTCACCCCTCTTCAATCCAAGCCAACACTACCCACCCCCACCTCAAACCCCACCCGTTGGTCTTGGTCTCATCTCACCCACCACCACCCCACTACCCGCCGCCATTTCTTTGCCTCTTCACCCTCCAAAGTCAGTTACCGCCGCCTTAACATTAATGCCATTGATGCAGCACAGCCATATGATTACGAAGCATTTGtctcaaatcaatatgctcagtCAACAAGACTCAAGATTGCTATAGTTGGTTTTGGAAACTTCGGTCAGTTTCTTGCTAAAGCCTTTGTTCGTCAAGGCCATGTTGTGTTTGCTCATTCAAGAACTGATTACTCACACATTGCAAATTCTTTAGGTGTTTTATTTTTTCAAGATCCGCATGACCTTTGTGAGCAACACCCTGATGTTATTCTCCTTTGTACTTCAATTATATCTACTGAACCTGTCCTTAGATCACTCCCTATTCAAAGGCTAAAAAGAAACACATTGTTTGTTGATGTTTTGTCTGTTAAAGAGTTTCCAAAGAACATTTTTCTTCAAGTTTTGCCTTCCCATTTTGATATTTTGTGTACTCATCCTATGTTTGGACCTGAAAGTGGTAAGGATAGTTGGAAAGATTTGGCCTTTGTGTTTGATAAAGTTAGAATTGGTGAAGGGGAATCGAGAAAAGGAAGGGTTGATAGGTTTCTTGATATATTTGAGAAAGAAGGGTGTAGGATGGTGCCGATGACGTGTGCGGAGCATGATAGGTATGCTGCCGGTTCGCAGTTTATTACACATACAATGGGGAGAGTATTGGAGAAGTTGGATTTGGATACAACTCCTATTAATACGAAAGGGTACGAGACTTTGTTGAATTTGGTTGAGAATACTTCTAGTGATAGCTTTGACTTGTACTATGGGTTGTTTATGTACAATAAGAATGCGATGGAACAGTTGGAAAGGCTTGATTTGGCTTTTGAGGCTTTGAAGAAGGAGTTATTTGGGCATTTGCATGAAGTCTTGAGGAAGCAATTGTTTGGGAAGGCGGAGGAAGCGGGACAGAGGCGGATCTTAACCAAGTTGCCCAAGAATGGGTATGCACTACCAGCTCCTTCATCGGAGGCTGTTAAATCTGAGAACAATTGA